CTCGGCCACTTCTACGCGATCAAGGTCGGCGTGCTGATCGACTTCGTGAGCGGCTTCGAAGCCTGGTACGGCCTCACCGAAGCGGAGCGCGACGACTTCGCCACCCGGACCGCCTCCGACGTGCCGCACCGTGCCGTCGCGCACTACGAGACCCACTACCGGCAGCTGGCGGTCGACTGCCCGGAGTTCTCGGTGTGGACGGCCGGGATCGAGCACGCGGCGACCCGCGCCACCGTCCGCACCGCCCTGGCCGACCTGCGGTCCCTGCTCGGGCAGCTCGTCGGCTCGCAACCGCCCGACGACCGCCGCCGCGCCCTGTCCGTGAGCCACCGGGCCGTGCTGAACCGGCCGATCGTGGACGGCGACGTCCCGCCCGGCCTGGTCCTGCCGTCGCTCGCGCAGGCGTACGTGCCACCGCGGTTCAAGGTCGTCTCCGCGAACCGGAGCGACGACGTCAGCCAGGAGGGCTGGTGGGACCAGCAGCCCGTCCGCACCGACCTGGACGACTACCTCGCCGGCTACCTCACCTCGTCGTTCGCCACCACCGCGCCGCTGGTCGTGCTGGGGCAACCGGGCGCGGGCAAGTCGCTGCTGACCAAGGTCCTGGCCGGGCAGCTGCCGGCGGAGGACTTCCTGCCGATCCGGGTCGCGCTGCGCGACGTGCCCGTCGACGCCACCCTCCAGGAGCAGGTGGAGGACGCGATCACCCGGGCGACGGGGGAGCGGCTGGACTGGCCGGACCTGGCCCGCGCGGCGGCGCCCGCCGTCCCCGTCGTGCTGCTGGACGGGTTCGACGAGCTGCTGCAGGCCACCGGCGCCAGCCGGTCGGACTATCTGGTCCGGGTCCGCGAGTTCCAGCACCGCGAGGCGGACCAGGGCCGGGCGGTGATCGTCGTGGTGACCAGCCGCACGGCGGTGGCCAACCGGGCGCGGTTCGCCGGTGCGACGGTGGTGCTGAAGCTGGAGCCGTTCGGCGACGCGCAGGTGCGGCACTGGCTGGACGTCTGGAACCGGGCGAACCCCGGCGCGGTGCTGGAGCCGGAGGTGGCGCTGCGGTTCGAGGACCTGGTCGGCCAGCCGCTGCTGCTGTTCATGCTGGCGCTGTACAACGCGGACGGCGACGCCCTGCGCTCGGAGGGCGTGCGGCTCGCCAGGGCCCGGCTCTACGAGCGGCTGCTGACCGGGTTCGCCCGGCGCGAGGTGGCCAAGAACCTGCAGGGCGCGCTCGACCACGAGGTGGAGCGGGCCGTGGAGGAGGAGCTGATCCGGCTCTCGGTGGTCGCGTTCGCCATGTTCAACCGCGGTGTGCAGTGGATCGACGAGACCGACCTGGACGCCGACCTGAACGCCCTGCTGCCCACCGGGCCGCGCGGCGACCGCCGCCTCCGGCTCAGCTCGGCCCAGCTGGCGGTCGGCCGGTTCTTCTTCGTGCACGCCGCCCGCGCCGCCCACGACGGGCGGACGCTGCGGACGTACGAGTTCCTGCACGCGACGTTCGGCGAGTACCTGGTCGCCCGGCTGGTGCACCGGGTGTCCCGCGAGGCCGTCGCGCGCGACCGGGCGGCCCGGTCGCCCTACAGCCGCCAGCGGGCCGACACGGGCTGGTTGGAGCCGGTGCTGTCGTTCGCGCCGATGTCCTCGCGGGCGCCGGTGATCTCGTTCCTGCGGGAGCTGTTCGACGACACCCCGGCGGCCGACCGGTCGGCGATGCACGAGCTGTTCACCGATCTCGTCGGCGTGGCCCAGTTCCGGGCGCCGGGCGCCGAGCACCCCGACTACGCGCCGCGAGCCCTCCCGGTCGCGCGTCGCATCGCGGCGTACACGGCGAACCTCGTCATCCTCGCGGTCCTGGTGCGCGGCTGGTTCGCCGCGTCGGACCTCGACGGCGTCGAGCGCAACCGGACCGCGTGGCGGGGGCTCACGCTGCTGTGGCAGTCGCAGCTCGACGGGGAGGAGTGGGACAGCGTCACCGAGGTGCTGGAGGTCAGGCCCCCGCCGGCCGACGTGTCGGCGGAAGTCGTGGTCGTGCTCCGCGAGGACCGCCGGCCCGCTCCGGTGGACCTGGCGTGGTTGTTGCGGACCGACCCGGCCGAGATGCCCTACCGCTACCAGGTCGTGTCGGACCACCTCCACGAGATCCGCCGGTGGGGGACCTTCCGCGCGTCCTGGCGCGACGGGCTCGTGCTCCACGCCCTGGAGCCCCTGATGGACTGGGTCGGGCCGTCGATGAACGTGGTGGTGCCCCACCGGGGCCGGCTCGTCTCCCTCGCCCACCTGCTCCTGGTCGTGCTGACGGCGGACGACCCGGACGAGCGGGTCGCGGCCTACACGACCGCCCTGTCGGACCAGTCGCTCCGGGGTGTCGGGCTCATCGGGAACTACGGGCGGCTGTTCTTCGGGGCACTGGCCGGTGACGAGGTCGCCACGGAGCAGCTGCTCGACCAGGCCGTCCGGATCGGGCTGAGCTCCGCCGCTCACCAGCCGCTGCTGGTCGGGTGCGCGATGCGCCTGGTCGAGATCACCCGCGGGGGCAACCACAACGCCGCCGAGCTGCTGGCCAGGGTCGAGGGGTCTCACATCGCGCGGTAGTCCCTGGGGGAGAACCGGGGCGCGAAGCGGGGTTTCCGGACACCCGACGCGAGGACGTAGCGGACCGCGCGGTGCCGTTGGGGCGCGTACGGGGCCAGGACGTCGGCCATGCCGTCGTCGTCCAGCGGTCCGCCCGCCAGCGCCCAGCCGACGATCCCGGCCAGGTGGTAGTCGCCGAAGCTGACCGCGTCCGGGTCGCCCCACGCCCGCTGCGCCACCTCGGCCGCCGTCCACCCGCCGATGCCCGGCACCTTGCGCAGCAGGTCGCGGCCTTCCCGCCCGCCCAACTCGCACGCGCGTTCCAGCCGGTGCGCGACCTGGGCGGCGGCGACCAGGGCGCGGCGACGCCCGCCGTCCACCCCCGCCCGGTGCCACTCCCAGTCCGTGATGCCCAGGATCGCCCGCGGTGTCGGGGGGACGCGCAGGCCGGGCACGCCGGGCGCGGGCGTGCCGAACCGCAGGCTCAGCTCCCGGTACGACCGGAACGCCTCGGTGCCGGTGACCTTCTGCTCCAGGACCGCGGGCAGCAGCACGTCCCAGACCCGGCCCGTCGTGCCGAGCCGGATGCCCGGCCGCCGCCGCCGCGTCTCGGCGACCAGCGGGTGGTGGCACTCGAACGCGGAGTCGTCGTCACCCGCGCCGAGCAGCGCGGGCAGCCCGTCGAGCAGCCACTCCGCGCCGTCACCCCACGCCTCCGCCTCCACCACGTCGGTGCGGCGGACGTGCAGCGCGCCCGGCCCGGCCGGGGTGTTGGCGGCCAGCCGCACCCCGGCGCCGTCCGCGCGGAACGTCGGGTCGCCCGGTCCCCGCCGCAGCGGCATCAGCAGCGCGGCGAGGTCCAGCGGGAACGTCGGCGACCACGTCCTGCGCACCACAACACCTCGGCTATCGGACGTCAGTCACCGGACGCCAGTCGTCGGACACCGCACACCAGTCATCGGACATCAGCCGTCGACATCACACGTCGGCGGAGAACCGCACCCCGCCCTCGGGCAGCACGACCCCCGGCCACACCCGCGCGCCGTTGACCAGCTCGCACCGCGCGCCGACCACCGCGTTGTCGCCGATCACCGCGTCCGAGACCACCGCACCCGCCTGCACCAGCGAGTTCGCGCCGAGCACGCTGCGCTCCACCCGTGCGCCCTCGCCGACCACCGCGCCGTCGAACAGCACCGCGCCGTCCACCACCGCTCCGGCCGCGACCGTGCAGCCGGAGCCGATCGTCGCGCCGCCCGTCACCACCGCGCTCTCGTCCACCGAGGCGCCTTCGAGGATCACCGCGTCACCCTGGAGCGCCAGCGCGGCCGTCGGCGCGATGCCGCGCACCAGGTCCGCCGACCCCTGCACGAACGCCGCCGGCGTGCCCAGGTCCAGCCAGTACGACGCGTCGACGTAACCCTGGACGCGCGCGCCCGCCGCCAGCAGGCCGGGGAACGTCTCGCGCTCCACCGACACCGGTCGACCGGCGGGGATGCCCTCGATCACCTCGCGGCGGAACACGTAGCAGCCCGCGTTGATCTGGTTCGTCGGCGGGTCGTCGGTCTTCTCCAGGAACGCCGTGACCCGGCCGTCCGCGTCCGTGGGCACGCAGCCGAACCGGCGCGGGTCGTCCACCCGCACCAGGTGCAGCGTCACGTCCGCCTCGGCCTCGCGGTGCGTGTCGACCACCGCCCGCAGGTCGACACCCGACAGGATGTCGCCGTTGAACACCACCACGTCGCGTTCGCGCAGCTTGTGCGCGACGTTGCGGATCGCGCCCGCCGTGTCCAGCGGCACGTCCTCGACCACGTACTCCAGCTCCAGGCCGAGCGCCGCGCCGTCGCCGAAGTGCTCCTGGAAGACCTCGGCCTTGTAGGACGTGCCGAGCACGACGTGCGTCATGCCGGCCTCCCGGATCCGCGACAGCAAGTGGGTGAGGAACGGCACCCCGGCGGTCGGCAGCATGGGCTTGGGCGCGGACAGGGTCAGTGGTCGGAGTCGGGTTCCCTTGCCCCCGACCAGAACCACTGCCTCGGCGCCTTTCAGCTCCGACATGCCGTTTTTCCTCCTCCGCTTACTTCCACCCGTAGTTTGCGAATACTCTGGCACGAGCACTCCGGCGGCACGGGCGGTGGTCCGTGTCGGCGAGCGCCACCGATCGGCACGCCGGCGTTCCGCTAGCCGGCCCAAGGCACCCGCAGGAGAGATCCGGATGGACCCCCGCGCTCGGGCCGACGCGGCGCTGGCCCGTGCTCGTGCACGTGGCATCCACGTCGTGACGCCGGACAACATGACGTCGCCCATGGACTCGTCGGCGACCCAGCAGATCCCGCGCGCCCTGGTGAACGCGGTCGACCCGCGCTCCGACCCGGACTCGACCATGGTCCTGGCCGCCCACGTCGCCGCAGGTCAGCCCGCCCCACCCCCGCCGCTGGAACCCGAACCCGAACTGCGCGTGGCCCCGGGTCCGGTCCCCACCGTGCAGCAGGTCCCGACCTCCCGCCCGACCCTCTCCCAACGCCTCTCCGGCGGCCAGCCCCACCACCCCCCGGGCCTCTCCCAACGCCTCAACGGCGACACCTGACCCCCGCGAGAGTCCTACCTCCAGCTCGCGAGAGTCCTACGTTCACGCACCCTGAGTTCAACGCTCACGTCGGCCCGCCGGCTCCTGAGCGTTGAACTCAGGTGTTCCGAACGTAGGACTCTCGCGGGCTGAACGTAGGACTCTCGGGTCAGAGGTGGGGGTGGATGGCGGTGAGGAGGGGGTGCAGGTCGTCGGTGTCGGGGGGTAGGGCGGTCAGGGGCCACCAGCGGAGGTCGGTGGACTCGGCGCTGCGGGTCGGGACGGCGCCGGCCGGGGCGCGGACCAGGAAGCGGACGTCGAAGTGGCGGGTCGGCTCGCCCAGCGAGCACGTGATCGGGTGCACGTCCAGGTGCACCGGCTCCGGGGAGATCCGCAGGTCGGCGATGCCGGACTCCTCCGTCGCCTCGCGCAGCGCCGCCCCCGCCAACGTCGTGTCCGACGGCTCGCAGTGCCCGCCCAGCTGCAACCACCGGCCCACCCGGGGGTGCAGGGTCAGCAACGTCCGCGAGCCGGACGCGTCGACCACCACGGCCGACGCCGTGAGGTGACCCGGCTCGCACGACCGCCGGCAGGCGTCGTCCCGAGCCGCCAGGAACCCCAGGTACGCCTGCCGCAACGCCTCCTGCGCCCGGTCGGCGGGCCGCCAGGCGCCCAACGTCGCCACCGCGTCCGCGTGCAGGCTCACAGCTCCACGTACCTCTCGTCCGACTCGGGCAGCTCCCGCGGCGCCAGCTCCGCCTCCGGGTGCCCGATCGCCACCGCGCCCAACGGCTCCCACGACGCCGGCAGCTCCAGCACCTCCCGCACCACGTCCGCGCAGAAGATCGTGGACGACACCCAGCACGACCCGAGCCCTTCGGCGGCCAACGCCACCAGCAGCCCCTGCACGGCCGCGCCGCCCGCGATCGTGAACATCGTCCGCTCGGCCTCCGAGCGCCGCGCGTCCGGGTAGGGGTGCGCGCCCTCGCGCACCAGGAACGGCAGGACGACCTCCGGCGCGTCGCGCAGGAAGTCACCCCGCGCCACCCGCGCGTCGATCCGCTCCTCCGACCACCCGTCGCCACGCAGGTCGGCGCGCCAGCGCGCCAGCATCGCGTCCAGCAGCACCTCCCGCCGCGACGACAGCCGCACGAACCGCACCGGCCGCGTGTGGTGCGGCGCGGGCGCGGTCAACGCCGCCGCCACGGCCCGCCGCACGACGTCCCCGGAGACCGGAGAGGAGGAGAACGACCGCACCGACCGGCGCACCAGCACCGCCTCGGCCCGTCCCCGCGCCACCGCCTCGGCCGTGCCCAGCCGGAACAGGTCGTCCTCGACCGGCCGGGCCAGGTCGCGCGCCGTCGAACCGTCGTCGGACACCGGCAGCCCGCGCACCACCGCCACCGGCACCGCGCCGAGCTTGCCCTTCACCAGGTCGGCCGCCGCCGCGACCTCGTCGGCCACCGCGACCTCGGTCACCACGAGCGGGTTGCCGTGCCGGTCGACCGAACCGCCGTACCGGTGCAGCACGGCCAGCCCGGACGCGCCGATCGCGGCGTCCGTCTGACCGACCCGCCACGCCCGGCCCATCGTGTCGGTGACCACCACCGCGACCGACACGCCCAACCGGTCCGCCAACGCCGCCCGCAGCGCCGCCGCCGACCCGTCCGGGTCCACGGGCAGCAGCGCGATCTCGTCGCCCGCCACGTTCGACGCGTCCACTCCGGACGCCGCCTGCACGATCCCCAGCTTGTTCTCGGTGATCAACGTCCGGCCGCGGCGCGCCAGCACCCGCACCGACTCCGCCTCGACGTGCTGCCGCCGCACGGCGTCGCGCGCCTCGGGGTCCGCCGGCACCCGCACCAGCCGACCTTCCACTTTGGACAGCACCTTGGACGTCACCACGACCACGTCGCCGTCGGCCAGCCAGGGCGCCGCCGCCGCCAGCGCGCCCGCCAAGTCGTCACCGGGCCGGAACTCCGGCAACCCCGCCACCGGCAGCACGGTGATCCCGCCCGGCGCCGCGTGGTCGCCCGGCGCCGCCTGGTCAGCCAACGTCGACACCGGCCAGTTCCAGCGCCGCGCGCGCCATCGTCGCGGTCGCGTCCACATCGGACATCAGCAGCGGCACCGCGCGCACCGCGACGCCCGGCACGTCGCACCGGTCGCCGGTGTGCACGAGCCAGCCGTCCAGCACGCCCTTGTCGGTGGTCCTGCGCGACCCGTAGTACCGGCCGACGGCCTCGGCGGAGGTGTCGACGCCGATCGCCGACAGGCACGCGTCCGCCATCCCGCGCAGCGGCTTGCCGCCGATGATCGGCGACAGCCCCACCACGCCCGCCTCCGTCTTGCGCAGCGCGTCGCGCACACCGGGCACGCCGAGGATCGTGTTCACGCTCACCACCGGGTTGGACGGCGCGATCAGCACCGCGTCGGCGTCGCGCAGCGCGTCCAGCACACCGGGCGCGGGCGTCGCCGTCTCCCCGCCGACCGACGCGAACGAGCGCGCGGGCAGCTGGGCCCGGTGCTTGACCCACCACTCCTGGAAGTGGATCGCCCGCTCGCCCCCGTCGCTCGTCACGACGACGTGCGTCTCCACCCGGTCGTCCGACATCGGCAGCAGCCGCACGCCGGGCTGCCAGCGGTGGCACAGGGCCTCGGTCACGGCCGACAGCGGGTAGCCCGCCCGCAGCATCCGGGTCCGCACCAGGTGCGTGGCGACGTCGCGGTCGCCGAGCCCGAACCACGACGGGTCGGCGCCGTAGGCCGCCAGCTCCTCCTTGACCGCCCACGTCTCGTCCGCGCGGCCCCAGCCGCGCTCGGCGTCGATGCCGCCACCGAGGGTGTACATGCAGGTGTCCAGGTCGGGGCAGATCCGCAACCCGTGCATCCACACGTCGTCACCCGTGTTCACCACGGCGGTGATCTCGTGCCCGGGACCGGCCAGGAGGCTCTTCAGCCCGACCAGGAACCGCGCCCCGCCAACCCCGCCAACCAGTACGACGACCTTCACGGGCAGCCATCCTCCCACCAGGTGTCACTGCCAGAACAGGAAGGTGCCCTGCCCCTGGGCCGCCAGCCCCCGGTAGCCGCCGATCAGCTCGAACAGGGAGTAACCGGCCTCGAAGAACATCCGGCCGATGGTCGGGAACCCGATCAGGACCGCGAAGAGCGCGAACGGCGCCCACATCCGCGCCTTCGCGCCGAACTGGCGGGCCGAGTACGACATGTACGGCTCGATCGCGCCCCAGCCGTCGAGCCCGGGGATCGGCAGGATGTTCAGCACGAACGCGAGGATCTGCACGGCCGCCAAGTACGACAAACCGGCGGCCAAACCCACGGGGGGCGTGAAAAGTATCACCGAGAGCGACAGGAGCACTCCGAGCAGCAGGTTGCTCAACGGCCCGGCCAGCGACACCAGCGATTCCACCCGCTTGTCGCGCAACGCGTGGTGGTTGATCCACACCGCGCCGCCGGGCAGCGGGATGCCGCCGAACGCGAGCAGCACGAGCGGCAGCACGATGCTGAAGACGGGGTCGGTGTAGCGGCGGATGTCGAGGGTCAGGTAGCCCTTGGCCCGCACCGCGTAGTCGCCGCCCCGGTAGGCCACGATCGCGTGGCCGAACTCGTGCAGGCACAGCGAAACGGCCCAGCCGCCCAGCACCAGCAGCACCGTGCCGGTGGTCCGCAGGGGGCCGTCGAACAGGGTCAGCACGGCGCCCGCCACCGTCACCGCGAGCAGGCTGAGGAACAGTGGACTCGGTCGCACCGCTGATCGCTTCACCCCTCCAGTGTGACCTCCCCGATCCGGTGCCGGACAGGCCGTCCGCTGGGCCGTTCGCGCCGCCCGCATTGCTCGGCGCACCGCCTCAATCACCGTCTGTGCTGCTAGTCAAGGATTTTCCGGCCATCCGCGCGAATATCCCCCGTCCTGTGGACTCCGCTTGACCGCGTGTTGTGACACAGGTGTAATCACATCGGTGTCATTCGTCGTTGTGGGGACGGCGAGTGGTGTCCGCCAACCGGGGAGAGCGGAAGGCGAGGAGGCGGACTGAATGCAGGAATTCGACGGGGGTCGCATCGTGGGCGGGGACGTCCCGGCATCGGAGCCGGTCGTGCTCGACCTGTTCGACGCGACCGATGAGCAGGACTGGCAGGAGCGCGCCCTGTGCGCGCAGACCGACCCCGAGGCGTTCTTCCCGGAGAAGGGCGGCTCGACCAGGGAGGCCAAGCGCATCTGCCTCGGTTGCGAGGTGCGCTCCGAATGCCTGGAGTACGCCCTGCAGCACGACGAGCGCTTCGGCATTTGGGGCGGGCTGTCCGAGCGTGAGCGGAGGAAGCTCAAAAAGCGCGCGGTGTGATCGCTCCCGCGCGCGCTCTGGCTTACCGTGGTCGTCCCACGGCGTAGTCGGAGCGACCTAGGAGCGGCACTTGACGAGCGGGGCCACTCCGCGGCTGCGCACCGCGCCGGTGTTGGCGGTGCTGGTCTGCCACGACGGCGACCGGTGGCTGGGCACGGCGCTGTCCTCGCTGCGCCGCCAGCAGCCGCGCCCGCGGCACGTGATCGCGGTCGACACGGGTTCGGTCGACGGCACCGCGACGTTGCTCGCCGACGCGGCCGATGGTCCCGATCGGGTGATCGACGGCGTGCTGACGCTGCCCCGCGGCACCGGGTTCGGCGCGGCGGTGCGGGCGGCCGTGCAGCACGCCGTGCAGCGGTGGGGCGACCCGGGCGCGTGGCTGTGGTTGCTGCACGACGACTGCGCCCCGGAACCGGACTGCCTGTCCGCCCTGCTGACCGCGGCCGAGGTGTCGCCGTCGGCGGCCGTGCTCGGCCCGCTGGGCCTGGACTGGACCGACCCGCGGCTGGTGGTGGAGGCGGGGCTGTCGACCGACGCGTCGGGGCACCGACAGACCGGCATGGGCCGGGTCGAGCTGGCCGGGTCGTTCGAGCAGAGCACCGAGGCGCTGGCGGTGCCGTCGGCGGGCTCGCTGATCCGCCGCTCGGTCTGGGACGCGCTCGGCGGCTACGACCCGACCATGCCGCTGCTGCGCGACGACATCGACTTCGGCTGGCGGGCCAACCTCGCCGGCCACCTGGTGCTGTCCGTCCCGGTGGCCCGGATGCGGCACGCGCGCGCGGTGGGCCGCGGCGGGCGGCGGTTGGACGCGGCGGCGGCCCGACCCGGACCGGCGTTGCGCGGCGTGGACCGGGCGCACGGGTTGCGCACGTTCCTGGTCAACTGCGGCGCGCTCTCGTTCGTCCTCGGGTTGCCGCGGATCGCGGTCCTCGCGCTGCTGCGCGCCCTCGGGTTCCTGCTGCTGCGCCGGTTCTCCGACGCGCACGCCGAGCTGGGCGCGCTGCGCTACCTGCTGAGCGGTCGGGCGGGGCTGCTCGCCGGACGCGCCGAACGACCCGCGCACGGTGTCGTGCGCGGCCTGTTCACCAGCCGGGTCACCCGGTTGCGCAACGCGATCCGGGCCGCGTCGGCCGCGCTGGTCCGGCGGCGGGTCGAGGCCGACCTGGCGCTCGGCCGGTTGCCGGAGGACGACGCGCGACCGGGCGCCTGGTCCCTCCCGTCCGAAGTGGAGCGTCCGGCGGTGGGCCCGTCGGCGCTGCCCGCCGGCGCGCTGTCC
This genomic window from Saccharothrix sp. HUAS TT1 contains:
- a CDS encoding coenzyme F420-0:L-glutamate ligase, with translation MWTRPRRWRARRWNWPVSTLADQAAPGDHAAPGGITVLPVAGLPEFRPGDDLAGALAAAAPWLADGDVVVVTSKVLSKVEGRLVRVPADPEARDAVRRQHVEAESVRVLARRGRTLITENKLGIVQAASGVDASNVAGDEIALLPVDPDGSAAALRAALADRLGVSVAVVVTDTMGRAWRVGQTDAAIGASGLAVLHRYGGSVDRHGNPLVVTEVAVADEVAAAADLVKGKLGAVPVAVVRGLPVSDDGSTARDLARPVEDDLFRLGTAEAVARGRAEAVLVRRSVRSFSSSPVSGDVVRRAVAAALTAPAPHHTRPVRFVRLSSRREVLLDAMLARWRADLRGDGWSEERIDARVARGDFLRDAPEVVLPFLVREGAHPYPDARRSEAERTMFTIAGGAAVQGLLVALAAEGLGSCWVSSTIFCADVVREVLELPASWEPLGAVAIGHPEAELAPRELPESDERYVEL
- the cofD gene encoding 2-phospho-L-lactate transferase, with amino-acid sequence MKVVVLVGGVGGARFLVGLKSLLAGPGHEITAVVNTGDDVWMHGLRICPDLDTCMYTLGGGIDAERGWGRADETWAVKEELAAYGADPSWFGLGDRDVATHLVRTRMLRAGYPLSAVTEALCHRWQPGVRLLPMSDDRVETHVVVTSDGGERAIHFQEWWVKHRAQLPARSFASVGGETATPAPGVLDALRDADAVLIAPSNPVVSVNTILGVPGVRDALRKTEAGVVGLSPIIGGKPLRGMADACLSAIGVDTSAEAVGRYYGSRRTTDKGVLDGWLVHTGDRCDVPGVAVRAVPLLMSDVDATATMARAALELAGVDVG
- a CDS encoding sugar phosphate nucleotidyltransferase → MSELKGAEAVVLVGGKGTRLRPLTLSAPKPMLPTAGVPFLTHLLSRIREAGMTHVVLGTSYKAEVFQEHFGDGAALGLELEYVVEDVPLDTAGAIRNVAHKLRERDVVVFNGDILSGVDLRAVVDTHREAEADVTLHLVRVDDPRRFGCVPTDADGRVTAFLEKTDDPPTNQINAGCYVFRREVIEGIPAGRPVSVERETFPGLLAAGARVQGYVDASYWLDLGTPAAFVQGSADLVRGIAPTAALALQGDAVILEGASVDESAVVTGGATIGSGCTVAAGAVVDGAVLFDGAVVGEGARVERSVLGANSLVQAGAVVSDAVIGDNAVVGARCELVNGARVWPGVVLPEGGVRFSADV
- a CDS encoding DNA-3-methyladenine glycosylase, giving the protein MPLRRGPGDPTFRADGAGVRLAANTPAGPGALHVRRTDVVEAEAWGDGAEWLLDGLPALLGAGDDDSAFECHHPLVAETRRRRPGIRLGTTGRVWDVLLPAVLEQKVTGTEAFRSYRELSLRFGTPAPGVPGLRVPPTPRAILGITDWEWHRAGVDGGRRRALVAAAQVAHRLERACELGGREGRDLLRKVPGIGGWTAAEVAQRAWGDPDAVSFGDYHLAGIVGWALAGGPLDDDGMADVLAPYAPQRHRAVRYVLASGVRKPRFAPRFSPRDYRAM
- a CDS encoding site-2 protease family protein codes for the protein MKRSAVRPSPLFLSLLAVTVAGAVLTLFDGPLRTTGTVLLVLGGWAVSLCLHEFGHAIVAYRGGDYAVRAKGYLTLDIRRYTDPVFSIVLPLVLLAFGGIPLPGGAVWINHHALRDKRVESLVSLAGPLSNLLLGVLLSLSVILFTPPVGLAAGLSYLAAVQILAFVLNILPIPGLDGWGAIEPYMSYSARQFGAKARMWAPFALFAVLIGFPTIGRMFFEAGYSLFELIGGYRGLAAQGQGTFLFWQ
- a CDS encoding NACHT domain-containing NTPase, which encodes MRRSFSYGDAVKLLDGDTALVKLLDHASAAAVLVTGGIDLLDARAEVVRLGKRVLSSVRSRVTGLHRTDRTRLLEAAHGVVVMTAFFEALDEVGLPFQLRFSGGEQLALAGADRPGSKRKPDLVRALLGTEIPLPSAEQPPDAVTDELGHFYAIKVGVLIDFVSGFEAWYGLTEAERDDFATRTASDVPHRAVAHYETHYRQLAVDCPEFSVWTAGIEHAATRATVRTALADLRSLLGQLVGSQPPDDRRRALSVSHRAVLNRPIVDGDVPPGLVLPSLAQAYVPPRFKVVSANRSDDVSQEGWWDQQPVRTDLDDYLAGYLTSSFATTAPLVVLGQPGAGKSLLTKVLAGQLPAEDFLPIRVALRDVPVDATLQEQVEDAITRATGERLDWPDLARAAAPAVPVVLLDGFDELLQATGASRSDYLVRVREFQHREADQGRAVIVVVTSRTAVANRARFAGATVVLKLEPFGDAQVRHWLDVWNRANPGAVLEPEVALRFEDLVGQPLLLFMLALYNADGDALRSEGVRLARARLYERLLTGFARREVAKNLQGALDHEVERAVEEELIRLSVVAFAMFNRGVQWIDETDLDADLNALLPTGPRGDRRLRLSSAQLAVGRFFFVHAARAAHDGRTLRTYEFLHATFGEYLVARLVHRVSREAVARDRAARSPYSRQRADTGWLEPVLSFAPMSSRAPVISFLRELFDDTPAADRSAMHELFTDLVGVAQFRAPGAEHPDYAPRALPVARRIAAYTANLVILAVLVRGWFAASDLDGVERNRTAWRGLTLLWQSQLDGEEWDSVTEVLEVRPPPADVSAEVVVVLREDRRPAPVDLAWLLRTDPAEMPYRYQVVSDHLHEIRRWGTFRASWRDGLVLHALEPLMDWVGPSMNVVVPHRGRLVSLAHLLLVVLTADDPDERVAAYTTALSDQSLRGVGLIGNYGRLFFGALAGDEVATEQLLDQAVRIGLSSAAHQPLLVGCAMRLVEITRGGNHNAAELLARVEGSHIAR
- a CDS encoding WhiB family transcriptional regulator, whose product is MQEFDGGRIVGGDVPASEPVVLDLFDATDEQDWQERALCAQTDPEAFFPEKGGSTREAKRICLGCEVRSECLEYALQHDERFGIWGGLSERERRKLKKRAV
- a CDS encoding NUDIX hydrolase, producing the protein MSLHADAVATLGAWRPADRAQEALRQAYLGFLAARDDACRRSCEPGHLTASAVVVDASGSRTLLTLHPRVGRWLQLGGHCEPSDTTLAGAALREATEESGIADLRISPEPVHLDVHPITCSLGEPTRHFDVRFLVRAPAGAVPTRSAESTDLRWWPLTALPPDTDDLHPLLTAIHPHL